GAAATCTAGCCTAGGGTAAAACCAGggcatatttttttattattattatttttttttttttttttgcggtacgcgggcctctcactattgtggcctctcccgttgcggagcacgggctccggacgcgcaggctcagtggccatggctcacgggcccagccactccgcggcatgtgggatcttcccggaccggggcatgaacccgtgtcccctgcatcggcaggtggactctcaaccactgcgtcaccagggaagccctgagtatttatttttaaccGGAAGTTGCTTTGACTCTTGGGTAACAAAGAGAAGTCCTGGTATCTGTGCGGAATCTGGTGTCCAGGCTTCTGATGCATGTTCTGCACCTGATGCTGAGAGATGACCTGCTTTCCTCCCTTCTGAATTTCAGATGAGGAACCCGGCTATTCAGAATGACTTCAGCTACTACAGAAGGACCATCAGTCGTAACCGCATCAACAACATGCATGTGAGTCCCTGGAACTCCCAGGTTGACACACGCATGCTCCAGGCATCGGGAGgggcacagggagaagacagagcCTTTGTCTGTAATTCCATTTCCAGAGGACACTGTTTTGAGATGTTGACCATCTCTTTATCAACCGCATCCTCTCGTCTTCTTTTCATCAGCTAGACATTGAGAACGAAGTCAACAATGAGATGGCCAACCGAATGTCCCTCTTCTATGCAGAAGCCACGCCCATGCTGAAAACCCTCAGCAACGCCACCATGCACTTTGTCTCCGAAGTAAGCGACGTCGAGCAACGAGGTGCCTTTTGCCCGATTGCATGTAAAAGCTACTAACAGGGCTAATACCCATTTGTGTCTCCTGTTTAGAACAAAACGCTGCCAATAGAGAATACCACAGACTGCCTCAGTACGATGACGAGCGTTTGTAAAGTCATGCTGGAAACTCCGTAAGTTAAATCAGAGGTGTATTCGTGGTCAAGAGT
The sequence above is drawn from the Tursiops truncatus isolate mTurTru1 chromosome 14, mTurTru1.mat.Y, whole genome shotgun sequence genome and encodes:
- the CYRIA gene encoding CYFIP-related Rac1 interactor A isoform X2; protein product: MRNPAIQNDFSYYRRTISRNRINNMHLDIENEVNNEMANRMSLFYAEATPMLKTLSNATMHFVSENKTLPIENTTDCLSTMTSVCKVMLETPEYRSRFTSEETLMFCMRVMVGVIILYDHVHPVGAFCKTSKIDMKGCIKVLKEQAPDSVEGLLNALRFTTKHLNDESTSKQIRAMLQ